The following nucleotide sequence is from Pedobacter sp. PACM 27299.
AGCAATTGCGATTGAGCAAAAGGTGATCACTTCAAATCCGAGGTCTACAGTAGGTACTTCTACAGAAATTTACGACTACCTGAAGCTATTGTTTTCCAGAATAGGCAAAACCTTTTCACCGGTATCGGGCGAAATCGTGAAAAAAGATACGGTGAGCACAGTGGTGGATTTTATCTCTGGATTGGAGCCGGAAAGTGTAGTCACGATTTTTTGCCCATTATTTCCGCACAACAACAGGTCTATTAAAGAAGAATTGGCGGTATTACTGCAAAAAGGTTTTCTTAGAATCTTTTATAAAGGAGAGATTTTGAAAATAGAAGGCATTCTTGAGGATACTTCATTTGAAGATTTTGAACTGTCGGATGCCGATACCGTGAGAATTCTGATCGATCGGATTGTGGTGAATACAGATGAGGAAACCTTAAGCCGTGTGGCGGATTCTGTGCAAACAGGCTTTTTTGAAGGAAAAGGTGATCTATACGTAGAACATGATGGTAAATCGAATCATTTCTGTGACCGTTTTGAACTGGATGGCATTCGTTTCGATGAACCAACGCCTAATTTCTTCAGTTTCAACAACCCTTATGGTGCTTGTAAAAAATGTGAAGGCTACGGAAATGTAATTGGAATTGACGAAGATCTCGTGATTCCTGACAAGAGTAAAAGCTTATATGATAATGCAATCGCCCCATGGCGAGGAGAAAAAATGCGCGAATGGCTGAATAAGCTCATTAAGAACGCAGATAAATTTAACTTTCCTATCCACCGTCCATTTAACGAGCTTACTGAAGTGCAGCAAAGGTTGATCTGGACTGGGAATAAGTATTTTGCTGGATTAGATGCCTTTTTCAAAGAATTGGAAGAGCAGACGTTTAAAATTCAATACCGGGTAATGCTGTCCAGGTATCGTGGAAAAACCGTTTGTCCCGATTGTAAGGGCTCAAGATTACGCAAGGATGCTTCCTATGTGAAGATCAACGGCAAGTCAATTATTGATGTGGTTTTGATGCCTTTGGAAACTATCCTTAATTTTTTCAATCATTTGAAGCTATCTGATAATGATACAAAAATTGCAAAGCGACTATTGGCCGAAATTAGTAGTCGCGTACTGTTCTTAAATAACGTAGGGTTGGGCTATCTGACCTTAAACCGCTTATCTAACACCTTATCGGGTGGAGAATCGCAAAGAATTAACCTGGCCACTTCCTTAGGAAGTAGTTTGGTGGGTTCTATTTATGTTTTGGATGAGCCAAGTATCGGTTTACACCCAAGAGACACCAATAAACTGATTGAAGTACTCATCTCTTTGAGAAACGTTGGGAATACGGTTTTGGTGGTCGAGCATGAAGAGGAAATGATGAAGGCTGCAGACCATATTATAGATATAGGCCCTGAAGCGGGAACTCATGGTGGTCACCTCGTATTCAGCGGGACTTATAAAGAAATTATAAAAGATAAAAACAGCCTTACCGGACGTTACCTTTCCGGAGCCGAAAAGATTGCAATTCCTACGATGAGAAGGACATGGAAAGACCATGTGCTGATTAAAGGTGCCAGGGAAAACAACCTGAAAAATATTGATGTGAAATTTCCTTTAGGTGTTTTCACTGTAGTGACTGGTGTTTCTGGAAGTGGAAAAACCAGTTTAATCAAAAAGATCTTATATCCTGCTTTACAAAAGGCGATAGGTAACTATGCTGGTGAGCAAACCGGTGCTTATGATGGCATTTACGGGGATTATGAATTGGTGAGTCAGGTAGAAATGGTAGATCAGAATCCAATTGGCAGATCATCCAGATCCAATCCTGTAACCTATGTAAAGGCCTGGGATGATGTAAGGGCATTGTTTTCAGCTTTACCTGCTTCAAAAGCTGCCGGCTTAAAGCCTGCGGCATTCTCCTTCAACGTGGAAGGCGGACGCTGTGATGTTTGTCAGGGGGAAGGGGAAGTGAAAATTGAAATGCAATTCATGGCCGACATTTATCTTCCTTGCGAAGCTTGTGGCGGAAGAAGGTTTAAGCAACAGGTACTCGACATCACTTATAATGATAAAAATGTTGCGGATATCCTGGATATGACCATTGATGAAGCCGTTGGATTTTTCAAGGGTGAACCAAAAATTTTAACTAAACTACAGCCATTAGTAGATGTTGGCCTAGGTTATGTACACCTTGGTCAGTCTTCAAATACCTTATCTGGTGGAGAAGCCCAGCGCATCAAACTTGCTTCATTTTTGATCAAAGGAAACAATGCAAACAAGACCTTATTCATCTTTGATGAGCCAACAACTGGTTTGCATTTCCACGATATCAAGAAACTGCTGATCGCTTTGAATACTTTGATTGAACAAGGAAATACAATTCTGGTGATAGAGCACAATATGGACATGATTAAATCTGCGGATTGGATCATTGACATTGGTCCGGAAGGTGGCGATAAAGGTGGTCATGTTGTTTTTGAAGGTACGCCAGAAGATTTGGTATCCGCTAATTCATCATATACTGCGAAGTATTTATCAGCACACATGAAATAATTGTATCTTCGCGCATGCTATTTTTAACACTCTTTTTAGGGATAATTTTGAATATGGTTGGATACATTCCTCCGGGAAATATCAACCTGACAGTAGTTCAGATTACGATTACCCGAGGAATCAGACAGGCACTTTATTTTATTGGCGCTTTTTCCGCAATAGAGATACTGTTCACTTTTGGGGTGATGAGATTTGTACAATGGCTTTCCAGTGAGATTCAATTGGGCAGTATTATTGACGTGGTGATGGTCTTCATGTTTGGGATTTTGGGAGTGATTACCTGGAGATCAAGAAAGGAGATGCCGAAGGCCGACTATTCAAAAAAAGACAGTATTAAATATGGAATGCTGCTTGGGGTAGTAAATCCTATGCAAATTCCATATTGGTTATTTGTTGGAACTTATCTGATTTCTAAAGAGTGGATCGACATTGGTTACCTTTCTTTAACGGTTTTTAGTATAGGATCAGGGATCGGTGCTGCTTTAGCATTATATGGTTTTGCGCGTTTTGCACAGTATATACAGGAGAAATTTACGTTAAGCAGTTATGTAGTGAACAAAGGTATTGCCTTGTTGTTTTTTGCATTATCTGCTTATCACATTGTAAAAATCATCTATATCTATGGCTTCAAAAAATAGAAATGAATCTTTCATTTGAAGCCAATAGGGTATTCTTCAAATCTTAATTATTGGGTTTAGAGAAAGGGATCAGCTTCTTTACTGCTTAAGAAATTCAAGGTTCCATATCTTTTCCGCTTTTCTTCCGATGATCCAGAAAGATGCTGCAAGCACGCAAAAGAAAACTGCCTTATGCCAGCTGTCCCAGAAATATTCGAAATAGCGGGTATAAAGATTGATGAAAAGAAATGTAATACCGAATTCCCTTGCAATGTCATCTCTGTATTTTAAGCCGATAAATATACTGATGACGCAAGCTGATGCAGAAACTATGGCCCAATAGAATAAGCTCAGCTGTCTTACGCCATACCACTCCTCTAATGTGCCGAAATTTCCAAATACAGAAAGCAGCCATAATGAGAAGAAAAGATACATCATACCTATAATGTAAGTGATCTGGAAAAAGTGGCCCAGGCTTCTGGCTGAGGGATTGATAGCTGATGCTTCTTTTTTAGGAAGGGATTCTCCTACTTTTGTAGCTTCAGGCAATACTGCTGTTTCCAATGACCTGTTCTCTGCAGTCGCTGTGCTTTCTGATGGAGTCGTTCCTGAAAGTGTTCTTTTGCGAAATAAGGAAAAGCTTTTAATGTGGGCAGAAGAACCTTTCATCAAGAACGATGAGGCGGTGAGTACAAAGCCAAAGCAGACAAAGCGTAAGGGGTAATTCATGCCTATAAAGTACCAGTTTCCTCTGGATAAGTAACCGCTTTCCGTCCCAAACCAGGCGCCTAGAGAAATCAAGGCAAATGCCCAGATCAGTCTGGATTGGAAAATATAGGCGAGAATACCATAAATGAATACTGCAATGAGGAGTAACAATGAAAAGTGTGTGCCGCCGGCATGAATCGCTTTTCCTAAATACGCGATGGCATTGGCGGTGAGCATCACGGCAGTAAAGACCAATGCTTCATTGCTAAATACTTCCTGCGACTTTGTTTTTTTTCTTTTGAAACTTAGGTAATACAAATAGCCTGCAGCAATTGCAGAAAGCAAACTGATCACACCATCAGAAGTCTGATACAAGCTTTCCAGATATTTGAGCACTTTATTGTCTACCAATAATGCACCAAGGGAGATAACCCCACAAGCCATTGCAATCCAAAAAGAATATTGAGCTAACCTTCTCCAATCAAAATGCTTTGTCTCATAACTGCTGCGTAGCTTTTCGACCTGTGCCGGACTCAATAATTTTTGTTCCTGCCAATGTTCGAGCATCTCCTCTAAAAATTCACTTTTCTCAGCGTCTAGTTTCATTAAAATGTAGGTATGATTTTTAAAAGCATGGTCCTAAATTAAGCTTATATATATGATTTATCGTATAATGATCTCGATTAATTCCTTTTTAAGGAAAACTGTTTTATTCGTATCATCACGCAATAAAAATATAAACATCCTAATACTGGTATAGGTTTCCTGCTGCATTGAATGATAGAATTCTATCTACTGATCGCTCCATCGATCTTACTGTCTAACAGGTTATGGATCCCTTTATTAACTGTTGTTTTCAATGCCTTTAAAATAAAAAAGCCCCCAAAAAATATTTAAATTTTGGGGGCTACTCTAAACTTCTGGGCTATACAAGCTGAATTTGACAGCTGTAGAATGCAGGTCCGGGGACTCTATAAATCGTTACAAACACTTTGCAGCACAGGCAGCAAAATCATAATTGCTATATCCTGGTATAGATTTCTGGTTAACTGAACAATTCTGGTACCTTCTTGCTGTTACCAACAATCCATACGATATCTTCATTTTCGAATACCAAATTAGAATCCGGATTTAATATTCTTTCTCCTTTTCGTTCTACGCCGACAACCAGTCCCTGGGTTTTTTCACGGATTCCAGAACTGCGGATACTTTGTCCAT
It contains:
- the uvrA gene encoding excinuclease ABC subunit UvrA, giving the protein MNNEIDKDPHQHIIIKGARVHNLKNIDVAIPKNKLVVITGMSGSGKSSLAFDTLYAEGQRRYVESLSSYARQFMGRMNKPDVDYIKGIAPAIAIEQKVITSNPRSTVGTSTEIYDYLKLLFSRIGKTFSPVSGEIVKKDTVSTVVDFISGLEPESVVTIFCPLFPHNNRSIKEELAVLLQKGFLRIFYKGEILKIEGILEDTSFEDFELSDADTVRILIDRIVVNTDEETLSRVADSVQTGFFEGKGDLYVEHDGKSNHFCDRFELDGIRFDEPTPNFFSFNNPYGACKKCEGYGNVIGIDEDLVIPDKSKSLYDNAIAPWRGEKMREWLNKLIKNADKFNFPIHRPFNELTEVQQRLIWTGNKYFAGLDAFFKELEEQTFKIQYRVMLSRYRGKTVCPDCKGSRLRKDASYVKINGKSIIDVVLMPLETILNFFNHLKLSDNDTKIAKRLLAEISSRVLFLNNVGLGYLTLNRLSNTLSGGESQRINLATSLGSSLVGSIYVLDEPSIGLHPRDTNKLIEVLISLRNVGNTVLVVEHEEEMMKAADHIIDIGPEAGTHGGHLVFSGTYKEIIKDKNSLTGRYLSGAEKIAIPTMRRTWKDHVLIKGARENNLKNIDVKFPLGVFTVVTGVSGSGKTSLIKKILYPALQKAIGNYAGEQTGAYDGIYGDYELVSQVEMVDQNPIGRSSRSNPVTYVKAWDDVRALFSALPASKAAGLKPAAFSFNVEGGRCDVCQGEGEVKIEMQFMADIYLPCEACGGRRFKQQVLDITYNDKNVADILDMTIDEAVGFFKGEPKILTKLQPLVDVGLGYVHLGQSSNTLSGGEAQRIKLASFLIKGNNANKTLFIFDEPTTGLHFHDIKKLLIALNTLIEQGNTILVIEHNMDMIKSADWIIDIGPEGGDKGGHVVFEGTPEDLVSANSSYTAKYLSAHMK
- a CDS encoding lysine transporter LysE, whose product is MVGYIPPGNINLTVVQITITRGIRQALYFIGAFSAIEILFTFGVMRFVQWLSSEIQLGSIIDVVMVFMFGILGVITWRSRKEMPKADYSKKDSIKYGMLLGVVNPMQIPYWLFVGTYLISKEWIDIGYLSLTVFSIGSGIGAALALYGFARFAQYIQEKFTLSSYVVNKGIALLFFALSAYHIVKIIYIYGFKK
- a CDS encoding DUF2157 domain-containing protein, whose translation is MKLDAEKSEFLEEMLEHWQEQKLLSPAQVEKLRSSYETKHFDWRRLAQYSFWIAMACGVISLGALLVDNKVLKYLESLYQTSDGVISLLSAIAAGYLYYLSFKRKKTKSQEVFSNEALVFTAVMLTANAIAYLGKAIHAGGTHFSLLLLIAVFIYGILAYIFQSRLIWAFALISLGAWFGTESGYLSRGNWYFIGMNYPLRFVCFGFVLTASSFLMKGSSAHIKSFSLFRKRTLSGTTPSESTATAENRSLETAVLPEATKVGESLPKKEASAINPSARSLGHFFQITYIIGMMYLFFSLWLLSVFGNFGTLEEWYGVRQLSLFYWAIVSASACVISIFIGLKYRDDIAREFGITFLFINLYTRYFEYFWDSWHKAVFFCVLAASFWIIGRKAEKIWNLEFLKQ